A single region of the Microcella sp. genome encodes:
- a CDS encoding ribose-5-phosphate isomerase, which yields MRIHVATDHAGLEFSATVRAHLAEHGHEVHDHGPVEFDPFDDYPSFCINAARAVARDQAAGVEALGVVFGGSGNGEQIAANKVQGIRAALVWSESTATLAREHNDANVIAIGARQHEVDEVLRFIDLFIATPFPGDERHARRIAQLGEYETTGAIAGHSIV from the coding sequence ATGCGCATCCACGTCGCCACCGACCACGCCGGGCTCGAGTTCAGTGCGACGGTGCGCGCACACCTGGCCGAGCACGGTCACGAGGTGCACGATCACGGCCCGGTCGAGTTTGACCCGTTCGACGACTACCCGAGCTTCTGCATCAACGCTGCACGGGCCGTCGCGCGAGACCAGGCGGCCGGTGTCGAGGCGCTCGGGGTCGTTTTCGGGGGTTCGGGCAATGGTGAGCAGATCGCCGCGAACAAGGTGCAGGGCATTCGAGCCGCGCTCGTCTGGAGCGAGTCGACTGCCACCCTCGCGCGCGAGCACAACGACGCCAACGTCATCGCGATCGGCGCCCGCCAGCACGAGGTCGACGAGGTCTTGCGATTCATCGACCTCTTCATCGCCACGCCCTTTCCGGGTGACGAGCGCCACGCCCGACGCATCGCTCAGCTCGGCGAGTACGAGACCACCGGCGCGATCGCCGGCCACTCGATCGTCTAG
- a CDS encoding FAD-binding oxidoreductase yields the protein MHSTVFERRRPDARIIAESLAGSRLAPFWLDDLPERATLPALQGTANCDLAIVGGGYTGLWTALLAKERDPSRRVVLLEGKSVGWAASGRNGGFVEASLTHGEKNGETRFGDELDTLTALGMQNLDEIHATVESRGWAVDFERVGSFAVATEPYQVAELAAAHDSETELFFDADAMRAQINSPTYQGGLWSTRDTALVHPGKLAETLLTACLDAGVEVHESSPVLDLQAQRDGIELRLKNGARLGADRVALATNAFPSLLKRYRLHTVPVYDYVLMTEPLTDAQLASIGWQGRQGVADSANQFHYYRLSADNRILWGGYDAIYHFGGRIRPEYDDRRESYEKLASHFFTTFPQLEGVRFSHRWAGVIDTCSRFCAFHATAHQGRVAYSAGFTGLGVAATRFAANVMLDQLAGETTERTSLDMVTSMPLPFPPEPATYPAVQSVRWALDRADHNQGTRNLFLRTLDRVGLGFDS from the coding sequence ATGCACAGCACAGTCTTCGAGCGCCGCCGACCAGATGCCCGCATCATCGCCGAGAGCCTGGCCGGCTCACGCCTCGCCCCGTTCTGGCTCGACGATCTGCCCGAGCGCGCGACGCTGCCTGCGCTGCAGGGCACGGCGAACTGCGACCTCGCCATCGTCGGCGGCGGCTACACCGGGCTCTGGACTGCGCTGCTCGCGAAAGAGCGCGACCCATCGCGCCGAGTCGTGCTGCTCGAAGGCAAGAGCGTGGGCTGGGCCGCGAGCGGCCGCAATGGCGGCTTCGTCGAAGCGTCGCTGACGCACGGCGAGAAGAACGGCGAGACCCGGTTCGGCGACGAGCTCGACACGCTCACCGCGCTCGGCATGCAGAACCTCGACGAGATTCACGCGACCGTCGAGAGCCGTGGATGGGCCGTCGACTTCGAACGGGTCGGCTCATTCGCCGTCGCGACCGAGCCCTACCAGGTTGCTGAGCTTGCGGCTGCTCACGACAGCGAGACCGAGCTGTTCTTCGACGCTGACGCGATGCGGGCGCAGATCAACTCGCCCACCTATCAGGGCGGGCTGTGGTCGACGCGCGATACCGCGCTCGTGCATCCCGGCAAGCTTGCCGAAACTCTGCTGACGGCGTGCCTCGACGCAGGTGTCGAGGTGCACGAATCGAGCCCCGTGCTCGACCTGCAGGCACAACGCGACGGCATCGAACTGCGGCTCAAGAACGGTGCTCGACTCGGTGCCGATCGCGTCGCCCTCGCGACCAACGCGTTTCCCTCGCTGCTCAAGCGCTACCGGCTGCACACCGTGCCGGTCTACGATTACGTGCTCATGACCGAGCCGCTGACGGATGCCCAGCTCGCCTCGATCGGATGGCAGGGCAGGCAGGGTGTCGCCGACAGCGCCAACCAGTTTCACTACTACCGCCTCAGCGCCGACAACCGCATCTTGTGGGGTGGATACGACGCGATCTACCACTTCGGCGGGCGCATCCGCCCCGAGTACGACGACCGTCGCGAGTCGTACGAGAAGCTCGCGAGCCACTTCTTCACCACCTTTCCGCAGCTCGAAGGGGTGCGCTTCTCGCACCGCTGGGCCGGCGTCATCGACACGTGCAGTCGCTTCTGCGCGTTCCACGCCACAGCGCATCAGGGCCGCGTCGCCTACTCGGCGGGCTTCACGGGCCTCGGCGTTGCGGCCACACGGTTCGCAGCGAACGTCATGCTCGATCAGCTCGCCGGCGAGACCACCGAGCGCACCTCGCTCGACATGGTGACCAGCATGCCGCTGCCGTTTCCGCCCGAGCCGGCGACCTACCCCGCCGTGCAGTCGGTGCGCTGGGCGCTCGATCGCGCAGATCACAATCAGGGCACACGCAATCTTTTTCTTCGCACCCTCGACCGCGTGGGTCTAGGGTTCGATTCGTGA
- a CDS encoding DNA starvation/stationary phase protection protein, whose translation MTAVDAAPTGANDSTLTLGVAEYLEPVVIDLTALALEGKQAHWHVRGANFIAVHELLDTVVDHARAGSDQTAERIAALGLPLDARTAAVAKRTTVPAVRSGFQPSALLIEDMVTAIDAALVTLRAAIDGLGDLDPVSEDIAIGITDQLELDRWFLFSHIAE comes from the coding sequence ATGACCGCCGTCGACGCAGCACCCACCGGTGCGAATGACTCCACCCTCACGCTCGGTGTCGCAGAGTATCTCGAGCCCGTCGTCATCGACCTGACCGCGCTCGCCCTCGAAGGCAAGCAGGCGCACTGGCACGTTCGCGGTGCCAACTTCATCGCCGTGCACGAGCTGCTCGACACGGTCGTCGATCACGCCCGCGCGGGGTCAGACCAGACCGCCGAGCGCATCGCCGCCCTCGGGCTGCCGCTCGACGCGCGCACCGCTGCCGTCGCGAAGAGAACCACTGTTCCCGCCGTGCGGTCAGGCTTTCAGCCCAGCGCGCTGCTCATCGAAGACATGGTCACGGCGATCGACGCGGCGCTCGTCACGCTGCGCGCGGCCATCGACGGCCTCGGCGACCTCGACCCGGTCAGCGAAGACATCGCGATCGGCATCACCGATCAGCTCGAACTCGACCGCTGGTTTCTCTTCTCCCACATCGCCGAGTAG
- a CDS encoding amidohydrolase: MTRVIRNARPLGGHEPIDLMVDEGLITGILPAGIDAPGPDDLDVEGRFIMPGLWDEHVHLTQWAQHRRRIDLSEAHSAAEAVAIVRSAAGSTAADEVIVGVGFRDGLWPDAPSAGLLDAIALDRAIVLISADVHCVWLNSAALVRFGVDEGTADSSDGVLREDAAFAITALLDSAPDDELDRWVGDAAREAAARGVVGVVDLEMRWNLDDWLRRSTAGFDALRVEFGVYPQHLDRAISQGLRSGLAVSRTVSVGPLKVITDGSLNTRTAYCCDPYPDAPAAPYGLLNVTPCDLHPLLARGRDAGFDLAVHAIGDAANRLALDVFAKLGCGGRIEHAQLVHESDFDRFALLGVTASVQPEHALDDRDVAEKHWPGRTQRSFALRSLLDAGARIVLGSDAPVAPLDPWMAIAAATARTRDERPAFHPEQAISVVEAIAASTRTHVAVGEPADLIAVDVDPLAADHRALRTMPVAATMLAGDLTHADSALSYSAMWEKRNQRSSSS, encoded by the coding sequence ATGACCCGCGTGATTCGTAATGCGCGCCCTCTCGGCGGGCACGAGCCGATCGACCTCATGGTCGACGAGGGTCTCATCACGGGCATCCTGCCTGCCGGAATCGACGCTCCCGGCCCCGACGACCTCGATGTCGAGGGCCGTTTCATCATGCCCGGTCTCTGGGACGAGCACGTGCACCTGACCCAGTGGGCTCAGCACCGGCGGCGCATCGACCTCTCAGAGGCGCACAGTGCCGCCGAGGCCGTCGCGATCGTGCGTTCGGCGGCGGGTTCGACTGCTGCCGATGAGGTCATCGTGGGGGTGGGGTTTCGCGACGGGCTGTGGCCAGACGCCCCGAGCGCTGGCCTGCTCGATGCGATCGCGCTCGATCGCGCCATCGTGCTCATCAGTGCCGATGTGCACTGCGTGTGGCTCAACAGCGCGGCGCTCGTGAGGTTCGGCGTCGACGAGGGCACGGCAGACTCAAGCGACGGCGTGCTGCGCGAAGACGCCGCGTTCGCGATCACGGCGTTGCTCGATTCAGCCCCCGACGACGAGCTCGACCGCTGGGTGGGCGACGCCGCTCGCGAGGCGGCAGCACGCGGCGTGGTCGGCGTCGTCGACCTCGAGATGCGCTGGAACCTCGACGACTGGCTTCGGCGCTCGACGGCGGGCTTCGACGCCCTGCGCGTCGAGTTCGGGGTCTACCCGCAGCACCTCGACCGCGCGATCTCGCAAGGTCTGCGCTCGGGTCTCGCGGTGTCGCGCACCGTCTCGGTCGGGCCGCTCAAGGTCATCACCGACGGATCTCTGAACACACGCACTGCCTACTGCTGCGATCCGTATCCGGATGCTCCCGCCGCCCCATACGGCCTGCTCAACGTGACCCCCTGCGACCTGCACCCCCTGCTCGCCCGTGGTCGTGACGCCGGCTTCGACCTTGCCGTGCACGCGATCGGTGACGCGGCCAACCGACTGGCGCTCGACGTGTTCGCCAAACTCGGCTGCGGGGGACGCATCGAGCACGCGCAACTCGTGCACGAGAGCGACTTCGATCGTTTCGCGCTGCTCGGTGTGACGGCGAGCGTGCAGCCAGAGCACGCCCTCGATGATCGTGATGTCGCCGAGAAGCACTGGCCCGGTCGCACGCAGCGGTCGTTCGCGCTGCGGTCGCTGCTCGATGCCGGGGCACGCATCGTGCTCGGGTCTGATGCGCCCGTGGCGCCGCTCGACCCGTGGATGGCGATTGCGGCTGCGACCGCGCGCACTCGCGACGAACGCCCTGCTTTCCACCCAGAGCAGGCCATCAGTGTGGTCGAGGCGATCGCCGCGTCGACTCGCACGCATGTCGCGGTCGGCGAGCCGGCCGATCTGATTGCGGTCGATGTCGACCCACTCGCCGCTGATCACCGTGCGCTGCGCACGATGCCGGTGGCGGCGACGATGCTCGCTGGCGACCTGACGCACGCCGACAGCGCGCTGAGCTACTCGGCGATGTGGGAGAAGAGAAACCAGCGGTCGAGTTCGAGCTGA
- a CDS encoding FMN-binding negative transcriptional regulator — MRHTPHYLLLDHDEIRRLARENPWMTIVSHTAAGIVASHYAFLLDEAASTGDDIVLIGHVGRPDEKAHELGDHEVLIIVQGAHGYISPSWYAEGDIIPTWNHVTAHLYGTPEILSDDENLQALSDLTDHFEQHVVNPRGLHLDPEYSRRVARGTVGIRVVITRVDARAKLSQSKSPEVVASIIGHLEGEGPYAHAALAREMRRVHDPRDS; from the coding sequence ATGAGGCACACCCCGCACTACCTGCTGCTCGATCATGACGAGATTCGGCGCCTCGCGCGCGAGAACCCGTGGATGACGATCGTCTCGCACACGGCCGCAGGTATCGTCGCCTCGCACTATGCCTTCCTGCTCGACGAAGCGGCGTCGACGGGCGATGACATCGTGCTGATAGGTCACGTGGGTCGCCCAGACGAGAAGGCCCACGAGCTCGGCGACCACGAGGTGCTCATCATCGTGCAGGGCGCGCACGGCTACATCTCGCCCAGTTGGTATGCCGAGGGCGACATCATTCCCACCTGGAACCATGTCACCGCGCACCTCTACGGCACCCCTGAGATTCTGAGCGACGACGAGAACCTGCAGGCGCTGTCTGACCTCACCGATCATTTCGAGCAGCACGTTGTCAACCCCCGCGGCTTGCACCTCGACCCCGAGTATTCTCGACGTGTGGCCCGCGGAACCGTGGGCATCAGGGTGGTCATCACTCGCGTCGATGCGCGAGCAAAGTTGAGTCAGAGCAAGTCGCCCGAGGTCGTCGCGAGCATCATCGGCCACTTGGAGGGCGAAGGCCCCTATGCGCACGCAGCGCTCGCACGAGAGATGAGGAGAGTGCATGACCCGCGTGATTCGTAA
- a CDS encoding cupin domain-containing protein, producing the protein MSLPLDAATVLQALELELEHEPVDAEQVVDGSPTTGIAALTELDDWEVGVWEITPGTVTDVEVDEIFIVLRGHATLQRGDGSEVELVAGSVGRLDDGEETTWVVHDTLRKIYIA; encoded by the coding sequence GTGAGTCTTCCCCTTGACGCAGCCACGGTGCTGCAGGCCCTCGAGCTCGAGCTCGAGCACGAACCGGTCGACGCCGAGCAGGTCGTCGACGGCTCGCCGACGACGGGCATCGCTGCGCTCACCGAGCTCGACGACTGGGAGGTCGGGGTCTGGGAGATCACTCCAGGCACGGTGACCGACGTCGAGGTCGATGAGATCTTCATCGTGCTGCGCGGGCACGCCACGCTGCAGCGCGGCGACGGCTCAGAAGTCGAACTCGTCGCCGGCTCGGTGGGTCGACTCGACGACGGCGAAGAGACCACCTGGGTCGTGCACGACACCCTGCGCAAGATCTACATCGCGTAG
- a CDS encoding Fpg/Nei family DNA glycosylase, with translation MPEGHSVHRIARQFARHFVGHRVAASSPQGRFAEGASIIDGLTMTDARAVGKQLFLEFDDAVWLRVHLGIYGAWDFAGAVAFDATARSAGGRMGQTNQRGTEIDEVDARSSVVGEHESSLSSIGAPRRTRLRMAEAETATAVEGDFPPEPVGQVRLRLLTDTAVADLRGPTACEVLDAAQVQRVIAALGPDPLIDDPTEGEQRMLERVRRRKVPIALLLMDQSVVSGIGNVYRAEMLFRARLDPFTTGANLSDELVRALWRDWSHLLDVGVETGQMLTMDDLDDDAYRAALRNRADRHWVYKREGLPCRVCGTHVTMQLAAARKLYWCPNCQS, from the coding sequence GTGCCGGAGGGCCATTCCGTTCATCGCATCGCGCGGCAGTTCGCTCGCCACTTCGTCGGCCATCGGGTCGCAGCAAGTTCGCCGCAGGGCCGATTCGCCGAGGGTGCGTCGATCATCGACGGCCTGACCATGACCGATGCGCGTGCGGTCGGCAAGCAGCTCTTTCTTGAGTTCGACGACGCCGTCTGGCTGCGCGTGCATCTGGGCATCTACGGCGCGTGGGATTTCGCGGGCGCGGTCGCGTTCGACGCGACCGCGCGATCAGCGGGCGGGCGCATGGGTCAGACCAATCAGCGCGGCACCGAGATCGACGAGGTGGATGCTCGCTCGAGCGTCGTCGGCGAGCACGAGTCGTCGCTCTCGTCGATCGGGGCTCCGCGGCGCACGCGCCTGCGCATGGCCGAAGCCGAGACGGCAACCGCCGTCGAGGGTGATTTTCCGCCCGAGCCGGTGGGGCAGGTGCGGCTGCGACTGCTGACCGACACCGCCGTCGCCGACCTGCGCGGCCCGACGGCGTGCGAGGTGCTCGACGCTGCCCAGGTGCAGCGCGTGATCGCCGCACTCGGCCCCGACCCGCTCATCGACGACCCGACCGAGGGCGAGCAGCGCATGCTCGAACGCGTGCGGCGACGCAAGGTGCCGATCGCCCTGCTGCTCATGGATCAGTCGGTGGTGAGCGGCATCGGCAACGTCTATCGGGCTGAGATGCTGTTTCGGGCCAGACTCGACCCGTTCACGACGGGTGCGAATCTCTCTGACGAGCTCGTGCGAGCCCTGTGGCGCGACTGGAGCCACCTGCTGGATGTCGGTGTCGAGACGGGCCAGATGCTGACGATGGACGACCTCGATGACGACGCCTACCGTGCCGCGCTGCGCAACCGTGCTGACCGGCACTGGGTCTACAAGCGCGAGGGACTTCCCTGCAGGGTCTGCGGCACGCACGTGACCATGCAACTCGCCGCCGCTCGCAAACTGTACTGGTGCCCGAACTGCCAGAGTTGA
- a CDS encoding sigma factor-like helix-turn-helix DNA-binding protein, whose amino-acid sequence MPVSPDDFAAVYTQHLGAVSRYLARRVDRDDVDDLAADVFAIAWRKRGSVSAGEELPWLYRIASYLVANHRRRLAAKASMLGLLSVPDSAPSAESLVTADAELARAWSTLAPNDREVLALVVIDDLAVSDAAVALGISANAVSIRLHRAKKALAAALAENSHDEAERSGTSPT is encoded by the coding sequence ATGCCTGTGTCACCTGACGACTTCGCCGCCGTCTACACCCAGCACCTCGGCGCGGTCAGCCGCTATCTCGCACGTCGCGTCGACCGAGACGACGTCGACGATCTGGCCGCAGACGTCTTCGCCATCGCCTGGCGCAAACGCGGTTCGGTGAGCGCCGGCGAAGAGCTGCCGTGGCTCTATCGCATCGCCTCATATCTCGTCGCCAACCACCGGCGGCGGCTCGCCGCGAAGGCCTCGATGCTCGGGCTGCTCTCGGTGCCAGACTCGGCGCCGTCTGCCGAATCGCTCGTCACCGCCGACGCCGAGTTGGCGCGCGCGTGGTCGACGCTCGCCCCGAATGACCGCGAGGTGCTCGCACTCGTCGTGATCGATGATCTGGCAGTGAGTGATGCCGCCGTGGCTCTCGGTATCAGTGCCAATGCGGTGAGCATCCGGTTGCACCGTGCCAAGAAGGCGCTCGCCGCGGCGCTCGCCGAAAATTCTCACGACGAGGCTGAAAGATCAGGAACCTCGCCGACATAA
- a CDS encoding NAD(P)/FAD-dependent oxidoreductase produces the protein MSSEQHTDVVVIGAGHNGLAMSRRLSERSIDHVVLERGEVANSWRAERWAGLRLLTPNWQTRLPGGGYQGDDPDGHLGAVEVAELLGGYARQIGAPVQARTSVERVSADGDGGYSIRTDQGAWRASSVVIASGANSEPALPDCAAAVPATVTQVTTREYRGPNALPEGGVLVVGAAATGAQLADELARAGRRVVLSVGEHVRLPRDYRGRDVFWWMDRSGVLDERYDQVDDIVRARHVPSPQLVGSSERRSVDLAALSALGVELVGRLGGIRDGVALFSGGLANTVRLADLKAERLLDRFDAWAAENDVTADAAHRLAPTEVTHSPRLMLDLQQQGITTVIWATGFRARYDWLDVPVLDHKGRIKHDGGVVDSPGLYLLGASLLRRRRSTYIDGAAADTAELSEHLAEHLDSVPRRLVA, from the coding sequence ATGAGCAGCGAGCAGCACACCGACGTCGTCGTCATCGGCGCAGGTCACAACGGCCTCGCCATGAGTCGACGGTTGAGCGAGCGCTCGATCGATCATGTGGTGCTCGAGCGCGGCGAGGTCGCCAACTCGTGGCGAGCCGAGCGGTGGGCGGGCCTCAGGCTGCTGACGCCCAACTGGCAGACGCGACTGCCCGGCGGCGGCTACCAGGGCGACGACCCCGACGGTCACCTCGGTGCGGTCGAGGTCGCCGAACTGCTGGGCGGCTACGCCCGGCAGATCGGCGCGCCTGTGCAGGCCCGCACGTCGGTCGAGCGGGTGAGCGCTGACGGGGATGGCGGGTACAGCATCCGCACCGATCAGGGCGCGTGGCGTGCGTCGAGCGTCGTCATCGCAAGCGGCGCCAACAGCGAACCGGCGCTGCCCGACTGCGCCGCCGCGGTTCCGGCGACGGTCACGCAAGTGACGACGCGCGAGTACCGCGGGCCGAACGCGCTGCCCGAGGGCGGCGTGCTCGTGGTCGGAGCCGCCGCGACGGGAGCGCAACTCGCCGACGAGCTCGCGCGCGCTGGCCGCCGCGTCGTGCTGAGCGTCGGCGAGCACGTGCGTTTGCCGCGCGACTACCGCGGTCGTGACGTTTTCTGGTGGATGGATCGCTCAGGCGTGCTCGACGAGCGCTACGACCAGGTCGACGACATCGTGCGAGCGCGGCATGTTCCGTCGCCGCAACTCGTCGGCTCGAGTGAGCGCCGCAGCGTCGACCTCGCTGCCCTGAGTGCCCTCGGCGTCGAACTCGTCGGTCGCCTGGGCGGCATTCGCGACGGCGTCGCCCTGTTCTCTGGCGGGCTCGCCAACACCGTGCGGCTCGCCGACCTCAAGGCCGAGCGACTGCTCGATCGTTTCGACGCGTGGGCGGCCGAGAACGACGTGACGGCGGATGCTGCGCACCGGCTCGCGCCCACCGAGGTGACGCACTCCCCCCGTCTGATGCTCGACCTGCAGCAGCAGGGCATCACGACGGTCATCTGGGCCACCGGCTTTCGCGCCCGCTACGACTGGCTCGACGTGCCCGTGCTCGACCACAAGGGCCGCATCAAACACGACGGCGGAGTGGTCGACTCCCCCGGCCTCTACCTGCTCGGCGCCAGCCTGCTGCGCCGCCGCCGTTCGACCTACATCGACGGAGCCGCGGCCGACACCGCCGAGCTCTCGGAGCACCTCGCCGAGCACCTCGACTCCGTGCCACGACGACTCGTCGCCTAG
- a CDS encoding SDR family oxidoreductase — protein MTRTYLITGSASGIGAATAAALTAQGHRVIGVDLHDADIAVDLTTHDGREALVAQATELSGGTLDAVVANAGLATESVATVAVNYFGALATLEGLRPLLTGSDAARAVATASMASLFPVDDELVEACLAHDEPAALHRAQELLDAGKGGLIYGSTKRALVLWIRRNAATAEWAGASIPLNAVAPGIIRTPMTADYTATDESTKAILDMVPMPLNGIADPSVVADLIVYLSSVSNSHLCGQVVFVDGGSDVVIRGDSTW, from the coding sequence ATGACTCGCACCTACCTCATCACGGGCTCGGCAAGCGGCATCGGGGCCGCGACCGCCGCAGCGCTCACCGCGCAGGGACACCGAGTGATCGGCGTCGACCTGCACGATGCCGACATCGCCGTCGACCTCACGACGCACGACGGTCGCGAGGCGCTCGTCGCCCAGGCCACCGAACTGAGTGGCGGAACCCTCGACGCCGTCGTGGCCAACGCCGGGCTGGCCACAGAGTCAGTCGCCACCGTCGCGGTGAACTACTTCGGTGCTCTCGCCACTCTTGAAGGCCTGCGACCGCTGCTGACCGGCTCAGATGCTGCGCGCGCGGTCGCGACGGCATCGATGGCATCGCTCTTTCCGGTCGACGACGAGCTCGTCGAGGCCTGCCTCGCCCACGATGAGCCGGCAGCACTGCACCGGGCGCAAGAGCTGCTCGACGCCGGCAAGGGCGGGCTGATCTACGGCTCGACCAAGCGCGCGCTCGTGCTCTGGATTCGGCGCAACGCCGCGACTGCGGAGTGGGCGGGCGCCAGTATTCCGCTCAATGCTGTCGCCCCGGGCATCATCCGCACGCCGATGACGGCCGACTACACCGCGACCGACGAGTCGACCAAGGCGATTCTCGACATGGTGCCGATGCCGCTCAACGGCATCGCCGACCCGAGCGTCGTCGCCGACCTCATCGTCTACCTGTCGAGCGTGTCGAACTCGCACCTCTGCGGGCAGGTGGTGTTCGTCGACGGCGGCAGCGACGTCGTGATTCGCGGCGACTCGACCTGGTGA